TTTATACAACATATTTAAAACTGCATGAGGAAAAGATTTTTATATTATTACAGCATATAAATGAAACCTCTGTAATATTTGTATGCCCAAAAACTACAATTACTAAAGATGTTAAATCAAAGATTACATTTAATTCTGTTTTTGGAAATATTGAACTCAACGTAAAAGTTGATTCAATATTTAATGGTCAATATATGTTCTCGATAGAAGGAACAATTACAGGCATAAATAAAGAAGATTTTTTAATTGCATTAAATAACTTCTTATTGGATGCAATAAAAAAACAAAAACGTAGAGAAGAACGTATTTTATGTACAAAAGAAAATCTCCGAAGACTCAGATTATTAAATACATTTACCCTGCCATTTAAGAAAAAATTCTATAATTGCATGATAAAGGATATTTCTTCATCAAACTTAAAATGTATTACCAGTATCGATTTACTACAGCATGTTAATGAACGTTTTAGTATTGTAATAAAATTTTATGAACCGGAAGAAGTCTTTGTTTTTAATAATTGTTTTATTGTTCGTAAAAACGAAATTGTAATAAATGATATTCCGTTTGCAGAGTTAGTAATATGTTTGAGACATTTCAATAATAATTTCAAGTATAGAATTGAATGTTTTTTTAATAGAAAAAGTGAAAATTTGCTAAGCAAAAGATAATAGAAAATTTAGCTTTATAGCTGTCTTAATTTCTCTTTTAATTCCTTACCAGGTTTGAAACTTACATTATAATGAGAATCATAAGAAAGCATTTCTCCATTTTTGGGATTCCGGACACTCTTTCCCTTTCTATACTTCAATTCAAAAAGGCCAAAGTCCATGACCATTACTGTATTGCCCTCACAAAGTTCTTCTTTTACCTTATTAAAAATTATAGAATATAATTCTGATACAGTATTTTTATCAAAGGAATAATCATTGCAGATAGATTCAACGATATCTTTTTTTGTTTTTCTTTCATTCATGTTAATCTAAAACCTTTTTTTTATATAAAAGATAGTCGTTAAACATATCACTCTTAAGGGTCTGATTCTTACGGTTTTTAAGCAATTCCAGCTGCTCTTCTGTTATCAGATATTTATTATCAACTTTAGGAATGTTGTATTGTTGAAGTAAATGGATAACAGAAGAGTATTTCATGTTGAGAATAGGACATATTTCAGATGCTGAATAATATGGCTTATCCAATAGTATAACCTTCTTCCAGATAAAAGTTTTCAATCTGATTAATAATGAACTTTTCAACTTTTGAATTAAATTCTTTTTTGTTGCTTGTCCATTTGAAAACTTTATCAGTTTCATTTATAGAATAGTTTAAATTAATTCCAAGAGAAACTTCTTTTGGATTTTCAGATTCTTCATCATCGTCAAATACAACATTATCAGAAATATCAGAATCATCTGAATCAATATCAAACATTTCATTAACTTCATCATTACTGATTTCAGGCTCTTTTTTCTCTTTATTCTTAATCCTTTCTTTTTCAGCTTTTACAGCCTTCTGGAATGCAGATGCTGTATTTCCCTTTTCTTTAGTTTCAGCTTTTACTTTCTCTTTTTGTTCTTCGCTGAGATTACCAAAATCATAAGCGGAACGGCTTGTAGCCTCACCTTCAAGATTTTCAAAAATATCTGCATTTTCTTCACGTGCCTCAAGAGCTTTAAGAGCTTCTGTAATCATGCTTTTTGGCTTATGTAAAGCTGCTGCAATTTCTACATTAGACATTCCCATATCCTGTAACTTTTTGATATAGGTTTCTCGTTCTTTTGTAGACATATTGATGCGGTGTTCATTTTCAATAGCCTGAAGAATAATTCTCTCTTTTTCATCTTTCCAGGCATGTTCTGCAATAATACAATCAACAGTTGGAATATCATAAACCATACAGGCTTTGGTTCTTCGTGAACCAACTTTTACGGTATAGCGTTCACCTTCTTTATATACAATTACCGGTTCAAGTTGACCATACTCTTTAATAGATTCTGCAAGTTCTTCAAGTTCTGCATCATTTTTTTCATTACGAATATTCTCTCCAATATCAATAAGATTAGTTGGAATCTTTACAACTCTATTGATATCTGCAGAATCAAATTTTACAGTTTCTTTCTTTTCAACCTTTACACCAATATTCTGAGGTTTCTTACTAAAATCAAGCTTTGCCATTTTCTCTATTCTCCTTTTATAACTTCATCAGCAAGTTCTTTGATTGTTGTACAAAGTTTACTTGATTTTTGCCATTCCTGAAGCACTAACTTTTGGCTAGCAGCACTTGTAATACTGTTAGAATCCGGGAATTCAAAGATTGTATAAGGTGAGTTTTTCAAGACTTCGATCCAATGCTGATGTACTTTATTGTCTTTCTTTTCTCGATTAATGATAAGTAAATTAGTTTCTGTAAACTTACCTTTATATTCTTTTTTAAGCTTATCCATATGTTCATTAAACTGCATAAGTCCATCAATAGACTTTTCATCAGGATTAATGATAGGAATAATAATATCACAGTAAGAAAGTAAGATTTTCTGGGCCCAACCGAAAGTTGGTGGTAAATCAAAGAAAACATATTCAAAACCAAGTTTCTCAGCTTCTTTAAGGATACGAGGAATAATTTCCGGTTCATCACGGAAATCACCGCTTTCATAGAAGTTCTGAAGTTTTGTATTTGTATTTCTTGATGGAAGGATATAAAGTCCTTTAAGACTTTCAGATTCTGAACGAACTTCAAGGATTGCGTCTTCAAGTTCGGCATCTTCTCTAAGAACTGAAACAAAATCTCTGCAATTCTTTGTGGCAAATTTTGAAATCATTTTATAAAGTTCTTTTAGAACTTCACTATCTCTTTCAAACTTTTCACAATATTCATTAAGAATATCTTCATTACTGAAGAAATCAGAAACCTTAATTCCCTGACTTCCTTCATAAATATATTCATTGCAAAAATCCGATATATTATTTAATTCTTCAATAATGTTTTCACTTTCAATATCATTAATCGTACAGCATTTTTTTATAAGCTCAGGATTATCTATTACGTACTGAACTGTACCAAAATCTTTTACAAACTGAAGAGTTGTATTACTCTGCTGGTCTGCATCAATAATCAATACTTTTCCATTTTTTGCTAATTCATAGGCAAGCATAACAGTGAAAGAGGTCTTACCTACTCCGCCAGCTTGCATGTAAATACTTATTGTTTTCATTAATTGGGACTCCTAGTTAAGAGTTTATTATAATGTTTGAAATAAGTCAATGACAAATATAAAAGCCGAATTAAAAAACTACTGTGCAGATGATTCTTCTTTTTTTAGATTCTCCCTAACCTGTTCTATGAATTCTCTATCGGCATCATCAGCCCAATAATCCATAGGAATTAAAAATCTTAATTTTTTCATTAGGTCAAGCGAAGGCTCTTTTTTTCCTTCAGAAACAGCGTGGCAATATTTATAACTTATATCAAATTCCATGCAGATGCTGCGTAATCTGCGTTTAGCTATTAAAGCTTTCAGAATGATAATACCTTTAGACATCATATAAACCTTCTCTTAACTACTCATCTTAGATTGATTTTAAGTATAACAGTAATAGTACAATAAAACAAGATTTTTCACTAAGTGAAAAATCTTGTTTTTACTAACTGAATTGTTTTGGAATATTTATTCGAGGTGGTCTGGTTCGAGTAATGAATTAAGAAATATTTCCAATAAGTATTCATCCTTTTTGGTTATTTCTTTCATTATGTAAATTAAGATTGCACTGAACGGAAGTATTATCCAAAGTTTGAAGTCTAAAACAATTATGATGGTTGCCAAGACAATTATTACGAGAGGTATTAAAGGCACTCCCATAATTAATTGTCTTTTCATAATACTTCTATGAACCGGATAACTGTAATCAGTAATTTTTTCAGTATCTGCCATTGTTACGGTCTTGAAGGGCTGGAACCTGAATCCCAAGAATCAAAGGTATACTCGCCAGAAGTCAATTTATCAACTGCAAACTTTCCAGAAGGTTTGAAGAAGAGGTTACAAATAAATGATGCACTTCCGATGATTAAAACTGCTGCTCCCCAAGGAACAAGTTTCTTCATAACAACAGGCTCACCTCTGTTTGTGATCATTTGAACAGCAATGATTACAAGACCAACAGTACAGATTACAACCATGTAGGTTGAGCTGAAAAACCAATAAAGTGTACCAAACACTTTCTCAATTGAACTCAAAGCTCCGTTACCTGCAGCAAAAATATTTGATGCACATACAAAAGCTAAGAACAAAACACTTAATAACTTTTTTTTAGCAGTCATTATTTTTTTATCTCCTTTTATTAGGTTGATTTTAATAATATATAATAATATTTATTATATCAAGTTAATATAGGTCATGATTATTTGTTTCAAGGATTTCATCAACAACAATACCTGTTTCTTCAGAACGGCTTAAATGAACTATTAAATCAATAAGTCCATCAACCGGAACATCTGGCTTATGAGCTTGTGTTAAAAGAGTTCTCATTCTCTTAAGTGTTCCCTGAGCACTGTTAGCATGAATTGTAGATATTCCGCCTGGGTGTCCGGTATTGAATCCATCGAGCAAACTCCAAAGAACATCTCCGTCACGAATCTCACCAAAGATAATACGGTCTGGACTACAGCGAAGAGAAAGCTTGATTGCACTCATAGCTTCCTCTGTTTTGATTGTAAGCTTTTGAGCATATTTTGCCGTAGTCTGTAATTCCGCATTATCCTCAACAATAAAGAATCTTGCGTTAGGAGTATATTCTTCCATCTGCTTGATACAAGCGTTTGTAAATGTAGTCTTACCAGAGCCAGTACCACCACTGATCAGGATATTCTTGCGGAACTTTATGAAGTGCTTAATTTTATCAATGTTTTCCTGAGAACACTGTTTATTTTTTACATAATCATCAAAGGTATAAATAACAGTTGGTCTCTTTCGGATTGTAATGAAAGGATTTTTTACCCAATTTAAAATACCAGTAATTCGGGCATCGTAATAAGGTACTGTTCCTTCAAGGACCGGATAATTTATATAATCAATTGTAATCCCCATGTGATTTGCAATCTGTACGATAATATTCTTACATTGCTGATTAGACAGAGTAATATTTACATCATGCAGCTCTTTTCCAAATTCTTTTACAGAGACATTTCCGTTATCCACGAAAATATCTGTAACATTCGGATCTTCAAAAAAAGGTTTCAAGGATGCAAGAGAATAAAGAATTGCCTCTTTTTCTCGTCTGACTAATTCTGATTCTGTATTCTGCATTAGTCTGTCTCCTCTTCTACTTTGTTTGCAAACAATAATTCATAAAGTTCTTCATTCTCGTTATAAACATTGGCTATAAATGAATTAATAAAATCATTACGTCTGTTTATAGAGTTCTTTATGATTATCTTTTCATCTTCTTCAACTTTCGGATGCGTCAAAAACCATTGAGCAAGCCAGCAGTAAAAGAGCTGTTCGAAAAACTCTTGTTTTGCCCCTAAAGCGTCAACTTTCTGCATAACCTTAAGAATTGAAGATTGAAGAATGTTTTCATGGCATACATCATTATCAAGATACTTTAAGATGATTTCCCTTAATAATTCAGAAGTTGAATAATTCATTTCTAAAGCTTTTGCTTTAAAAAGATTTAACTCAGAATTGCTAAGTTTTGTACATACTACAGTACTTTTATTAGATGTAGTCTTGTTTGTTTTTTTTTCAAATTCAATCTTTTTCATAATTAAATTAAAACTGTTGCAAGTTCTCCTTTTTTTGCTTCTTCTTCGCTATTATTACCATAAGCATTATTTGAATTGTTTTTTGTAATATCAGAAGAACTTTTTAATGTATGATTTACATCAACTTCTGAATAATATTCCAATTCTATTTCACAATCATTCCATCTGGAATCACCAGGTCGTTTCACTCTCGAAGTAAGACATTCTTGCAGCATTTCTTTTCTTGTTTCAGGCTTTGGAAGTCTTACTTTATCTTTGAAACGAGGGTCTGAATAATAAGCGATTTTTTTTGCAAGAACCACAGGAGCTCCTTGCGTATAAATTAATTCACAATCGCCAGGAAGATTTTCAATTTCATTGGCGGTTATAAGACGACGTTCAATAATGTCATTTGAAATAGACATATTATTCATGCCGTAGTCATAACGTGAACCGCTGTTAGAAATATTTTGTTTAATAATACCTTCTGTTCCGGCTCTCTTTGAAAAATATTCTGCCGTATTATCCTCATTAATTGAGTAAGTTACCAAGAACTTACAGTGGTCAATAATCGGAGCGTTTTGACCATAAATCTTATCTATCTGAGATTTACTCTGACAGATCCATAAAAAACTGATTCCGTATCCGTTTAAGATACCCGCAAATGTTTCAACGTGATTTTTATCACCTGGCCCCCCTCGCTTTTAAGCGGCTAAACTTAATTGCGAAGGGGACCAGGCGACAGTTTCCATTCTCCCAAGGGTTGGAAATTCATCTATTAGGAATAAGATATTATGTTTCAAATCTTTATTTCCGTAACTTGTCATATTCTGAGAGAACTTACGGCAGATAAACTCAATAAGAAGTTTCATCAGACTCTTCAAGCGGTCAAGGTCAGGGAAAGGCACTGTGAAGTATAGGGAAACTGGAGCCTCAGAATATCTGAAGTCATCAAGACAAAAGTCACTAGACTGACTTACACTTGCAATGTAAGGGTCGTTGAAAATTTCCAGAGCTTCAAGGGCTGCAGAATAAATACTTCCCAATTCTTCATCAGCAGCAGAAAGAATTTGAGCCGCACCACTTTTAATCGATTGATGAACATCTTCTCGACAATGCGGAGAATTAATCATGTTTTTCAAAAGAAGTCTTTTCATATCTTCTTTTGAATCTTTTGTCGATTGTGTCAGATACCTATATACACCTGGTAAGCTTTTATCTTCATAATTAGAACAAAGACAATGAAGAATTGTAGTTGTAATTAAAACTCTGGCGGTATTTTCCCAGTGTGGATCTGCATTACTAGCAGGGTTTGTAGGACTTGTCAAAATCTTTGCAATCGTATTTGCATCACGGAACGGATTTTCTTCTGAGATTTCATCCATGATGTTAAACTTCAAAGTTTCTTTTGAAGTTGGAGAATATTTATAAACATGAGAGAACAGGCATCTGTAACCAGCTGTATTTTCATAATTCTCTCCCTTCGGATCAATCGAAATTAAAGACTCAGGATAATTAATATGAGACGTTGTAACAGTTGTAATACCTTTACCGCTACGAGTCGGGCACATCAGCATTGCACATACATTCATGTGATACTGAATTAACTGTGCTATTCTTTTTACATCAAGTTTAAGACCACCGTCTTTTACACTTGGAATAATAACCGCATCAGAAAGCTGACCTAAGACAACTCCACAGGTATCCAATAATCCGTTTTCTTTAAGGGTATTCTTATCACCCCATCTTCCGGATGCAAGAAGCTGTTCATCTTCCTTGTTCATAACTGAACGGATATAGACTAAAACAAAATAAGAAATAACACCAATGAAAGTTCCGGCTACGATTATTTTCATGTCATTATAGACAATATCTCCAATGCCGAAACGATGTTTTGTTGCGGATGCAATATAAACAAAGATAATTGCATAAGGCGGATAGAAAGGCTCTCCATGGAATAAGAACCATGGTTTTCCAATTAATTCTTCATCATAGTTAATATCTTTGGCACAAGTCTGAGTTGCTATAATCATTGAAATTAAGATGATTAGAATAGGAACTAGTTTATGTGCAAGGGAAAAAGTAAGACCATTCTTCTTTTTTGGTCTCGTTCGAATAGGACTTGTTCTTTTCTTCATGAAAAGAATAATAATTATTAAATTTCTTTTTGTCTACTTTTTATAGGTTGATATTATTATTTATTCAGATTCTTTTACTAATCCGATTACATAACTTGCAATACTTTTATTATGCAGTTTTGCTTTTTCTTTTATCAGCTCGATATCTTCTGGAACACCTGAGATTGTAAGGTTCTGATATATCTTAAGTCTTCCCGTCTTTTTACGGCCACAGCCGTCACGAGCTCCACCACGCTTTGATTTTACAATTTCTGGAATTTCTACAGTATCTTTCTCCATAAGCGTTAATTATACATTGTTATTAAAAAAAATCAATTACATTTTTCAAACGAGAAAGTTCGTTCAAACGAACTTTTATTTTTTATGATGTAATTTATTGATGTAGGTTTTCTGGTTTTTCAATACAATTTTTACTTCATCCCCTACCCTACAGTCCGTCGGATAAAAAGAAAGAGGCACAAAGCCTACACTACCATCATTCTTTTTAATAATAAGAGCGAAGTTATTTGAGTCTTTCTGTCTGATATATTTGTGAAGAATCTTTCCTTCAATCTCTCCATTTTCAGAGACCTTATGCAAAGTATATTTATCACGTGGACAATCTGCATATTTAAATCCATCATAGTACATATTATATTTTGCAAGCTTTTTTAGTTCTTCGATCCAATCATTCTTAAAAGTAAAAGTTCTTGTATTTTTATCAAAGCTGCATAAATCAAGAGTTTTCAGATATTCAAGCCTTGTATTTAAAAGAATTGCATCACGGTCATTCATATAACTCTTATCCATCTTGTTATCGCTGATGTATCTTTCAAGTTTATGGTCCAGAGCTGTTACTCTGGATGCAACTGCTGATTTTTCTTTTTCTTTTTTTATCTGTTCATTGGTTTTATAACCTATCATTTGGGTACATAATTCTTTGGCAATATTCGAACAGATTTTCGGATAACTACCTTTAGGAAGAAAATTTACATCCCTTCCGTTTTTATCGATTCCATTAATGAGTAAATGAGTATGATGATTATTAGTATCATAATGATTGGCGGCTACCCAGGTGAATTTATATCCGCTGTATTTTTCAAGTCGATTTACAAATTCTCTTGTAAGGAGAGTAAGATCAACATCATTGCTTTCAGGACTAATTATAATTCGCCAATTTTTTTCATCCATGTTTTCTCTGTAATAATCTTCAGAATCACTTCCGTAAAGAACAGGCTTTGTACCATCCATGCTCTTTCCTTCCTTCTGAATATATTCAAGATTTTTCAGATGCAATTTTGCACTTGTTCTAAAAGACATTCTTGTAATACATTTTTGAGCTTTACCAGCAGTGAAATTAGCAGCAACTGAAAATCCGGATTTTGAAAAACTTTTATGAGCATGACTTCCCCTACCCTGCCCTACTCCCTCTTTTTTAGCTTTTCGGTGAGAATTCTTTGGCTTAAATCCAATGTCTATTTCATGAGTATTAATATATACAAGGTTTGGTAATGGTCTCATTCATATCCTCTAAAATTGTTACAATTTCTATTTTCTACCGTGTTTTATTATGTTGTAGATATTAATTTATTACAAGATAAATATTTCATTAAAGAAGTTCGTTCGAACGAACTTCTTTAATATAATAATGGTATACCTTAAAACGTACATATTATGTAGGTTTTAAGTATTATAGGTATACCACACCCCTTGTGGTATACCGTAGGTATCCTCATAATATGTACACACCTAGAACCAGGTATACCGTTTTTAACTTGCCGGTGGTGTACATATTATTAATTCAACAATTCAAGATTAGAAGTTACCCACAATTTTTTTTTGGCTTTTTATCAGCCAAAAAAATTATGGATAACTTTAATTTCATTTTCAGGTAATTTAAGAATTAGTTGTCTGAATTATGAATAAGTTTAAGAAAAATTTATTTTTGATAATTTAAGTTTTGAATAATGTTAAATAAAAAAAACGAGCCGCAGCTCGTTTTTTTTTACCACTAGGAGAAAGTTCGATGAAACGAACTTTTTGCCAGGATTTTATTTATACTGTGGGTCAGGCTCTTTATGAATAATGGTCTTTTTAGGAATTGAATTATACAAAGGGGCCTCCGGTTCATCATCTTTGATTAATTCATTTACAATTGCGATGAACTGTTTCCAGGTCATATTCTCATAAGATTTTTTAAGCTGAGAAATCTTATGAGGAGCTGGCATAATAAAACCTGACTTTTTCCATTTTGCCATTGCTGACATATCATCATCATTTTCATCAAGAATCCGATCATTTACATTTATCTGATTAATCAGATTTTCAAGGTTATATTTATATTTTTCAGAGTTACGTTCTTTCTGTTTTTTTTCATCGTATTTACGATCCCTCTCAGAAAGAACTTCTGAATACTTTGCCTGTAAAGCAGCTTTTTTTTCTTCTGTCTTTTCCTCTCCTATTCTTTTCATTTCCAAAAAGTTATCAGGTTCAAAAGGAACGATAACTTTTTCAAGGGTTTTATTGAATGGATTACGTACACGATTCCAGATTATTTCTGAAAAATTGTAAGAACGCAATTTTTCATCATCCACAGATTCTGTGTAATATTCATATTTTTCCGGATCCATTTTTTTTGATACATTTTTCCATGCATCGTTTTCATATCGTTCAAGCTGTTTTTTTCCAAGATATTTATTATTCATTACAACATATACACTCATAGTCTTATCTCCTTTTGGTCATTTTTACCTGGTCCGCAGTAATTTTGAAACTGTACTTTTTTTTATCTTTGTTGTAGATGCAGTTTTCTTTTTCATCATAAGTAAAATAATCGGTTACAGATTCTCCGATTGTGTTCTTATGTTTTACTGAAACCGTATTTGTCTTTTTATCATATTTGTAAGTTCCAAAGATAATTCCATTGTAGGAACATTCATTGTTGTCAAAAAAAATGATAAAAGAATTCTCTCTGGTAAAAACTTTGTTGGAAACATTGTTTTTACATCCAGCTAAAAAAACAGATAACGCTAAAATTAAAAAAGATACCTTGATTTGTTTTTTCATATAAACCTCATTTCGCTTTTATAAGATTCCGGTTACTAATCTTATAATCTGTTATTAAATATATATGTATTTCTGTAATTATACAATTACAAAAATACATACAGTTTTGATTTTAGAATACATCAAAAGCTTTTGATGCTCCATCTGCAGATTCGGAAGTTTCTGTTTTCTCATTTGCATCAAGCTCAAATTTTCTAACCGCAGAAACTTTGATTGATACAGAATATCTTGTAACTTCTCCATCCTTGTACTGAGAAGAAATAAGCTTACCGATTACAGATACAGGCATTCCTTTTTCATATTTGGTAAGCTTTTCAGCAGCCTTGTCAAAAGCTACACAATTAAAAAAGTTTGGGACAGATTTCCATTCATTACTAGATTCATCATAATAACTTTCGTTATAGCATACCGAAAAACGAGCATATTTTTTCCCGTTCTTTTCATTGATTTCAACATTTGAAGAAAGAAACCCTTCAATGTTCACATAGTTTTGAAAAAGCATTTTAACTCCTTTGAAAAGTTCGTTCGAACGAACTTTTTTCACTTTTTACTCTAGGTTGACATTAGTATAAGAGAGTATCGGCATTATGACAACCATTTCTTTACTAACATGTTTTTTGAAAGTTCGGTTAACCGAACTTTTGGAAACATTGTCTGAAAGTTCGTTCGAACGAACTTTTTGGAAAGAATCCAGATTCTATTTATTTTCATAATCAATTAAAGCCTGTGAGCCATTTAATTTCTCATAATCCATTAAGAATGAAATTGAAGAAGTATTGGCTTATAAGCTGCCGTTTGAAAAATAACATAAAATCCTTATTAATCTTTCAAGATAAACTATCTTTTTTGGCGAGTTTCAGCGAGCCAAAAAAAATTTTTTTTTCAGCTCATAAAGTGCCTCTGTTCTTCGCTAGAAGATCAGGACACTTTATGAGAATCAGAAATTACTCACATTCTTTTTCAGAAAAGACTTCATCATTATTTTCAGAATCTTCTTCGATATTTCCGATTACTTCTTTAACGCAAGATAGCGGATAAAAATGTCCGATTTTTTGCTTGCATTCATTTTCATCAGAAGTTCCAAAAAATGTAGAATCATCATTTCCACAATCAATGTAAAAAAGAGTTCCATAGCCGTCAGTAATTAAAATGTCACCAAAATTGTATCCCATATTTTTCCTCCTTATTTATCAAATACAATATGCTCGCTTATTCCAAAGTTTGCATTTTTAATGAATTTCTTTTTGAAACATTCATCGTGAAAAGAAATTACACCGATGAATCCAAGACCTTTTGCTACTGTTTCTTTACAGTAACAACACTTTCCATTGTCCATAATTAAACTCCTTATGTTTTAATTTGTATTCAATTGCCGATTCTTTTAGCCTGGGCGACAAAGCCCAAGCCTAAAAGAACGGCATAAAAACCTTATTTATTTTTTCTAGTGTACATTCTAAATGTACATTTTTGATTTTTAGAACGGAATTTCATCCTCATATTTTTCCAAGTCTGTCAAAGGTTCTGCTGCTCTTGTGTTTGGTTCGGGAGTTGCCTTGTCTGACTTGTTATGTTTTTCAATTACAAGTTTCTTCAAGTTTTCTGCAAGGATTGTAACGGAAGTATTACGACCGCCTTGACTATCTTCCCATTGTGAAAACTGTAATTTTCCGCTTACGTTTACAGGGTCACCTTTATTCATATTTGCTACAGTTTTTGCATTGTAGTTAAAGGCTACACAATTGAAAAAATGAGGAATTGATTCATATTCATCAGTTTCCTTGTTCTTTTTCTGTTGGTTATAGCAGATTGAAAAACGGCAATAATCCTTTCCGTTCTTGCTTGTCTGTAACTCTGGCTTTCTTGTAAGTCTTCCTTCGATTGTTATATAGTTCTGAAAAAACATAATTTTACTCCTTCTTTAATTAGAAATTTTTTGGTGCAAGTGCAACTTTACAGTTGCGGTTAAATCCGTTTGCAATTCTTAAAAGTCTGACATTTGGGGCATATCTGATAAAGATTCCGTCATAATCAGTTTTTACAAGATACTTGGTAAGATAAGGTCTGAGGTTATATTTATAACCACCAATTTTATATATTCCGTTTCTTGTAAGTTCATCTGTTCCAAAATTGAACTGTTTGGAAAACTTCATTTCTAGCCATTTAGATGGAGTCAGTTTTTCCCATTCCTTATTCTCTAAACTTATACAATGCCATAAGATTTCTTGAGGTTCTGAATCTGTATTTGAGAACTTCCAACATTCAATATTTTCAATATTTTTCATATCCTATATTCTCCTTTGAAAAAGTTCGTTCAATCGAACTTTTTAGATAACTGTCAGAAAGTTCGTTCGAACGAACTTTCTAAACAGTTTATTTTTAAGCAACTTTCTGAATAACTTTTTCTTTCTTAAAGTCTGCTTTAGCAAGCCATTTATGCATTGCTTTTTCCATTTCATCAGTTACGCAACCATTTCCTTTCTGTCTGAACTGAACGATTCTTTTTTCATTCAATTCGCAAGTTGCAATAGGTTCTCCGTCTTTCTGAAGAAAGACTAGAACACAATCTGAATCAATTACTTTCTGTGGGTAATTGTTTGAAATTAAGCACTGTTTAAGCATATCTGCCTGCTTTTGTATTTCTTCAATTGTTTCGGGGATGAATATTTCATATCCGTCAACTTTAAGAAGTGGATTCTTTTTGATGTAGTTCTGTACTGCCTGGGTGTACAAAACACCTTCATTTTCCTTTTCCCATTTTCTGTAATTGTCCATTTCTTCCTTGATTTTCTCATGTCTTTTTTCAAAGTCATTAGGGAACTTCCAAAACTTATCTGTCAGGTCGTGATTAAGTTTTACACAGTCCTTGATGTAACTAGCGTATTCATCAGCCTCTATCTTGTTCTGATAAATGTATTTAATCTGCTTTTCATCAAGGTCTTTTACATAGAACTTGTTGTAGAAGATGTATTGCAGAATCTCAAAATCAATGTT
The window above is part of the Treponema bryantii genome. Proteins encoded here:
- a CDS encoding single-stranded DNA-binding protein, which gives rise to MLFQNYVNIEGFLSSNVEINEKNGKKYARFSVCYNESYYDESSNEWKSVPNFFNCVAFDKAAEKLTKYEKGMPVSVIGKLISSQYKDGEVTRYSVSIKVSAVRKFELDANEKTETSESADGASKAFDVF
- a CDS encoding single-stranded DNA-binding protein, with the translated sequence MFFQNYITIEGRLTRKPELQTSKNGKDYCRFSICYNQQKKNKETDEYESIPHFFNCVAFNYNAKTVANMNKGDPVNVSGKLQFSQWEDSQGGRNTSVTILAENLKKLVIEKHNKSDKATPEPNTRAAEPLTDLEKYEDEIPF